The genomic interval GAACACGCTGGTGACGGACTCACCGGTGCTCGCCTGCAGAAGGTCGATCGCGCACCGGTTGTGCGCCACGGCGCTCAGCCTCCGGCCGGTGGTGGTGAGCAGGCCCGCCGGGTTGACAGCCGGATCGGCGGCGGTGACACCCAGCACCGCGAGCAGCAGGTAGCCGACGCCCCCCGGCGTCGCCAGCAGCTCACGCAGGGACGTCCGCACATCGGCCAGGGGCGCGGTCGCCGCTACCCCACGTACCCGCAGGTCAGGCGCGTAGGCGGTGGCGAGACCACTGGCGGCGAGCACCGCCTGGCCGCCCTGCGAATACCCCCAGAGGACGACATCACGGCCCACCTGGGCGGCCGTGAGGGAGCGCGCGGCCCGGGCGGCGTCCAGAACTGCCTTCCCCTCGACGTCGGCCACGTAGATCGGGTGCTCACCGGGCCCGCCGAGTCCGGTGTAGTCGGTGATGGCCAGGACGTTCCCATCCCTGGCGAGCTGGAGCGTCCCGCCGACGGTGGACAGCGGCGAGTCCGCTCTCGACGGAGCGCAGCTGTCGTTGATCCCGGTGGTCCCGTGGCCGAACGCGACCAGCTGGCGGCCGGCGGGCGGAACAGGCGTGCCTGCCGCCGGGGCCACCACGAGACCCGTGACGAGCCGGTCCTCCCCGCCCGGACCGGTGGAGTGGTACAGCATCCGCCAGGCCCGCAGGCCGTCCGGCGCGGTCACCGGGGCGGTCGACACCAGCTCACCGGGCTTCCCGGCGGGCAGGTCGGCGAGGTCCTCGGATCCGGTGCGGCCGTTGACGGTGAGGCCCTTCAGGCCGTAGCCGCTCAGCTGGTAGCTGGCGGTGGACGTCGCCGTTCCGGTTGCCGTGGGCTGATTCGTCGTTTTGGACGTCCTCGTCGGCGCGGTGGCCGACGCCACTGTCGGTGCTGTTGGACGCAGGGCCGTGGCGGAGGTCGAGCGCGCGGTGCAGGCCGCGAGTGGCGTGGCCAGAGTGGTGAC from Parafrankia irregularis carries:
- a CDS encoding lipase family protein; translated protein: MTRPRIRLLCLTLGVTTLATPLAACTARSTSATALRPTAPTVASATAPTRTSKTTNQPTATGTATSTASYQLSGYGLKGLTVNGRTGSEDLADLPAGKPGELVSTAPVTAPDGLRAWRMLYHSTGPGGEDRLVTGLVVAPAAGTPVPPAGRQLVAFGHGTTGINDSCAPSRADSPLSTVGGTLQLARDGNVLAITDYTGLGGPGEHPIYVADVEGKAVLDAARAARSLTAAQVGRDVVLWGYSQGGQAVLAASGLATAYAPDLRVRGVAATAPLADVRTSLRELLATPGGVGYLLLAVLGVTAADPAVNPAGLLTTTGRRLSAVAHNRCAIDLLQASTGESVTSVFTSDPLRTEPFAGALERQWQQLEKPGPPKLVLQGDLDTVIRQPTTDNVVRALCAAGGPVEYRRYQLADHLTVVNASMRDLSAWINARFATDGTAAPDSCSQL